The genomic region TACATATGGATAGATATGATATTACGTGATTTTTGAAGTCTGGAGTTATGTTTTGAATTCGCTTGTTTGTTTATATTATTGTTTAGATTTCCCCTAGAAATTTATTAAGAACTAGTGTACAATTAccttattttgataaaatatttgatgaatatttttatatgtagaaataaaaaaagaatttcttATCATAAATAAAGTCAACATCTTTTaatgttttttgttgttttctcttttcataaAGTCATGGCATTCAACGAAGAGCATGGGAAAAGGAGGTCTTCAGAAAGCGCTCAAAAGTTATTGCTATGGAAAAAGTGACCGATCAAATCGTAGGAAGTTCCTATATCTTGCCTAGACCGGGAGTAGTTCACTATTCGGGCTATGATCCAACGAAGCTGTCTACTTATGAAGAAGGGAAGGCCAAAGGAAAGAAGTCAGAGATACATGAAAAGGCATGTGAAGAGGAACCCATCGTTAAGAATGAAAACGCTGAGGTGATTTCAATTGAAAATTCCATAGAGAGAGATCTTAAGATGCCGCAAGAAAAGGTGAAAAAGTACGAAGGGGTTAGACAAAGAAAGCCAGGAAAGTGGGTGGCAGAGGTTCGAGTCCTAGGTACTAAAGATCAAATCTGGATAGGAACATTCAATACTGCTGAAGAAACTTCTTTGGCTTATGACGAGACTGTCATTGAAATGAATGGTGCTGGCGCCGTGACAAACATCCTCAAGCCACCACCAGGATACACTCCACCAACGGAAATCAACTACTTGAATCCACCATCTTCATCCATAGATAATTCTAGGATTTAAACAATGATTTGCTATTTTATTGTACCTTCTCTCTATTAATTACTCCCAGCGTTGACTTCACCAAGAaatgtttcttatttttttgtaaagatgCAAGAGCCCATAAAAATGTTTGTTTGGTCTTAGTTTTTCTGGCTATATCTAGGTATCCTAACTTTTAATTATGTTTAGCTGAAGGCAATATTACTTTATTTCTTGTAATTATGCAATCCAAATCTCAAGTACATAGAAAGAAATTACCTAATATTTTATATCGATTCAGATCTCATTGTAATTTTAATCTCCTAAGTTTTCATTCATATGGGAGAGGCTTCTTCTTTGCCAGGGCAGTAGCAGCAGCAGGTTTAGAAGCCGATGGATGTTTGTAGGAGCTCTTaacttttattagttttttttaaaattcggTGGAAGATTTTTCTGCGTTTCCGTATTGGACTTGGTAATAGTGTACATCTTTCGGCTGacctctaccctccccaaacccacTACGGCCAACCTCACACACCTCCTA from Capsicum annuum cultivar UCD-10X-F1 unplaced genomic scaffold, UCD10Xv1.1 ctg2906, whole genome shotgun sequence harbors:
- the LOC124891022 gene encoding ethylene-responsive transcription factor ERF070-like, coding for HGIQRRAWEKEVFRKRSKVIAMEKVTDQIVGSSYILPRPGVVHYSGYDPTKLSTYEEGKAKGKKSEIHEKACEEEPIVKNENAEVISIENSIERDLKMPQEKVKKYEGVRQRKPGKWVAEVRVLGTKDQIWIGTFNTAEETSLAYDETVIEMNGAGAVTNILKPPPGYTPPTEINYLNPPSSSIDNSRI